A region from the Pempheris klunzingeri isolate RE-2024b chromosome 17, fPemKlu1.hap1, whole genome shotgun sequence genome encodes:
- the stk17al gene encoding serine/threonine kinase 17a like — MPDSATMNKNGMVTTIHTRIRADPFTANYDLVGRELGRGKFAVVKKCIEKATGKQYAAKFLRKRRKGADCRMDILNEIATLESAKANPYVVALHEVYETNTEIILVLECAAGGEIFNLCVADNDEAFTEKDVVRLAKQILTGVAFLHRNNVVHLDLKPQNILLTSARPLGDIRIVDFGLSRRMDNVTEVREILGTPEYVAPEILNYEPISTATDMWSIGVLTYVMLTGESPFLGDGKQETFLNISQINIDYSQDTFEGISSLAVDFIKSLLVKNPRKRATAEEGLKHPWLNPLPHPCSHPHLHARSASSLDETETSQSESEPESPAPSPELDLIGSFLMCPGQGELKAGRDAFSFSEPPFPTRPEMQQELIC, encoded by the exons ATGCCAGATTCAGCAACGATGAATAAAAACGGAATGGTGACAACAATCCACACGAGGATAAGAGCTGACCCGTTCACGGCCAATTACGACCTGGTGGGCAGAGAGCTGGGCAG GGGAAAGTTTGCGGTGGTTAAAAAGTGCATTGAGAAGGCAACGGGGAAGCAGTATGCTGCCAAGTTCCTGCGAAAGCGACGGAAGGGCGCGGACTGCCGCATGGACATCTTAAATGAGATCGCCACGCTGGAGTCGGCCAAGGCAAACCCCTATGTGGTGGCGCTGCATGAGGTCTATGAAACCAACACCGAAATCATCCTCGTTCTGGAGTG CGCCGCCGGTGGCGAAATCTTCAACCTATGTGTTGCCGATAACGACGAGGCCTTCACAGAGAAAGATGTGGTCCGGCTGGCCAAGCAAATCCTGACTGGGGTGGCCTTCCTGCATCGGAACAATGTGGTGCACCTGGATCTGAAA CCCCAGAATATCTTGCTGACGAGTGCCAGACCTCTGGGGGACATTCGCATTGTGGACTTTGGCTTGTCCAGACGCATGGACAATGTGACAGAAGTCAGAGAGATCCTTGGTACCCCAGAGTATGTGG CACCAGAGATCCTGAACTATGAACCCATTAGCACTGCGACAGACATGTG GAGTATCGGGGTCCTGACCTACGTCATGCTGACGGGCGAGTCTCCCTTCCTGGGTGATGGCAAGCAGGAGACATTCCTCAACATCTCCCAAATCAATATAGACTACTCACAGGACACGTTCGAGGGGATCTCCTCCCTGGCTGTCGACTTCATCAAGTCCTTATTGGTTAAAAACCCCAG GAAGAGAGCCACAGCAGAAGAAGGCCTCAAACACCCCTGGCTGAACCCACTCCCCCACCCCTGCTCCCACCCGCACCTCCACGCTCGGTCGGCCTCCTCTTTGGACGAGACGGAGACGAGCCAGTCTGAGTCGGAGCCCGAGAGCCCGGCTCCCTCCCCTGAGCTGGACTTGATCGGGTCGTTCCTCATGTGCCCGGGCCAGGGCGAGTTAAAGGCGGGTCGTGACGCCTTCTCCTTCAGCGAGCCTCCCTTCCCCACGCGGCCCGAGATGCAGCAGGAGCTGATCTGCTGA